The genomic interval GTTCCTGTTCGACGACAAAACCGCCTAGCCATGCCGCTCATGCGCAAGTTGTCCGGCAAGGCCGACGTCATCTAGCGTGGTAGACTGAGATAAGGGCACCGTCGGTAGGCAAGAGAACGTGCACGTGTTCCGATATGGAACACCCTGCTAAACTGACCCCGTCACTCAATGCGATCCCGCTTGGTCGGGTCGCCCGCTGAATAGAACAGCCTGATTACCCGGCAAGGGGGTTGCTCCCTGCGCCCAGGTGAATAGGCGGGGCACATTGCTTCTCGCATTGAGTGACAACGGCCCGGCGTCCCCGGGCGGTTGTTGCCCGGGAAGCGCCCATGCGGTTGTTTGGTTATTTCAGTCTGGCGGTGTTCGTTGGGTTCGGCTTCGCTCATCTGGTCGGGGATCCGGGAGACGTCTCCGATCCTCCGGTGCAGGAGGCGTCCGAGTCGGTTTCCAGGCCGGCCCCGCCACCGCCGCCGCCTGATCTTTTGGCGACGGTGCGCGACACCATGGATCGCGTTACAGGCGTCGACCGGGTTACGGATATCGATGTCCTGGACTCCGTGGACCCGCCGGGCGAGAAGATCGTCCACGTGACGTTCCTGGCGAGCGAGAACCTGACGACAGGGTTCACCAAGAGCGGTATCGAGTCCGCGATGCGGGACGGCTACGAGGCCGCGTTCACGCACAGCAAACCGGTCCAGCTCGTCACCATGGCCGTGCACATGACGCTCGTGGATCGGTTCGGCAACGAAAGCGTGGAGCTGGTCTACGGAACGCGGATGGAATCCGACATCGCAGGGCGGATCAATTGGGAGAACAAGCACGGTCTCGAGTTCGACCGATTGTGGACGGTCTACTGGCTGCACCCGGTGTTCAAGTGATGGTGATGGCGTCTAAGCTGCTGATTCCGGCCGCCGAATGCGTAATGCGCTCTTGACAGGTTGGGCGGGAATCAGTAGGTTTCAGCGATGGAGAACCGCGCAATGACCAAGCAGGACAAGCAACTTCCACCCCGCCGTGTTGTCCGTGTCAAGCCGCACACCTATCAGCCGCGGAAGGCTGAACTCGAAGAACCGATCGTGATTCGCAAGGCTGACGGCACCATGCCCACGCCGGAGGAATTCGCCCGCATTGCGCTGGCACCAGCACGGATCGTCGAAGACCCGGATGCGTAGCGGGCCGAAGGCGGATTGGGACTATTCCCTATAATTCCCAACGGATTTCGTCATCCTTGCGCATACTGGACTTCCGCCGTGTCGAGGACTTCCTGACGGAAATATCGGCTCAGATCCTCCGGGGTACGCAGGTCCACCTTGCGGCCGCCGAACAGAGGCGACAACTCGATCTCCATTCCGGCCACGCCCAACAGGCCGGGTGCGCGACCAGGCGCAAACTCGACCAGCACGTCTATATCGCTTTCGGGGCCGAAGTCGGCCCGTAACGCCGAGCCGAAAATTGCCAGACGCCGGATGCCGTGCGCTTGGCAGAAATCGGCCAGTTCGGACTTGGCGACGGACAGTTGTGCATTCACGTCTGAATCACCTTGTTGGCGTCAACATCAAAGCCGGCGGCCTTCAATTCCTGAACGAGTTTCATCTTCCAGGCACCCGCATCGTCCAGCCTGGTATAGACGACTCCGTCGTAGTCCGAAGGCGTTTCCACATCATCTTTGACAAGGGGGCAGACCTGCTGCCGGTCGAGCTTTCCGAGGAAGAAGCCCAGTTCAAGAATGACATTTTGCCTTGCGCGGGGTTTAAGTTCAGTTTGCCTGTCTTTGAGGCCACCCATATCGTCCGGGGTCAGTAGCACCACCGCGAATGCAACATCCGCATGATCTTCGAACTTCTCGATGATCGTGCGACCCTTGTTCGCTTGTTCGTGCAAGATGACTGGTTCGAGTCCCAGCTTTTCCAGGAATCTCGCAACCGTTTCCCGAACGGCTTCGTCGTGTCCGTGAATAACGAAAACTCTGTTGCTCTTTCGCTTCTCTTCACGACGGTCGAAGTTAAGTGTCGAACAATCATTCCGGTCTATGGGGCGTACTGTCGGTTCTTCCTCTTCCCAAAAACACTTGACATCTTCCAGATTTGATTCAACCACGGAAACCATATCATTAAGATGGTTCCTAATTCCACTCGGAGTTATTGCGTGGCTGCCTGGGAGTCGGGAGAACTGACGACTATCTTCACCAAAAATATAAACAAATGCACTATTGACACTCTCAGTCCATTTCTTGAATTCTTGAGAGCGATGATCATGAGGATCCAGGTCTGAAGCCTCGTTCACCAGCTCTTCTAACCGCTCGATAGCCCGTGTCTTGCTCACCCGCGCCCTCACGCCAACTCCACGAACTTCAGGCTTTAGATGCCACGATCGT from Rhodospirillales bacterium carries:
- a CDS encoding nucleotidyltransferase family protein; the encoded protein is MNAQLSVAKSELADFCQAHGIRRLAIFGSALRADFGPESDIDVLVEFAPGRAPGLLGVAGMEIELSPLFGGRKVDLRTPEDLSRYFRQEVLDTAEVQYAQG
- a CDS encoding nucleotide-binding protein — encoded protein: MSKTRAIERLEELVNEASDLDPHDHRSQEFKKWTESVNSAFVYIFGEDSRQFSRLPGSHAITPSGIRNHLNDMVSVVESNLEDVKCFWEEEEPTVRPIDRNDCSTLNFDRREEKRKSNRVFVIHGHDEAVRETVARFLEKLGLEPVILHEQANKGRTIIEKFEDHADVAFAVVLLTPDDMGGLKDRQTELKPRARQNVILELGFFLGKLDRQQVCPLVKDDVETPSDYDGVVYTRLDDAGAWKMKLVQELKAAGFDVDANKVIQT